TTACTGGAGAAATTGGTACCAGGCTGTTCTCCCTGCAGCGAACAGCCAAGCcttttaataaaagaaataaatccagATGTGTTTGATGCTTTTGTCATTGTTCTGGAGCAAAGCCCGGGCACAGAGCACAGGCCTGGGAGTCTGGGTGGTGCCTGTGTTCTCCCTGTGCTGTTTGTTTCTGCTTGAGCACACTTGCAGGAGATGAAATCAGGGCCCTGGGGAAATGTGTGGAGCGATTGTTGTGTCTTGGACAAGCACAAAACAGCGGCCCCAAATCCTCACTGCAAGCCCCCATTGctgttccttttttcccttcaaatggaaagaaaaacgGGATGGTCACGGAGGTGTCTATGGTGTGTACAAAGGTGTTTCAGTAGTGAACACACAGGTGAGTTGCACCTGTGTCTGCTGCAGGGTCTAagacagaattacagaattacagaacgctttgggctggaagggaatTTAGAGAAATTCCAGTTCCGTGAGCACCACACCTTCCACCAGCCTGTCCGACCTGTCCTTGGGCGCTcgcagggatgggacagccacagccacagctcctcgGGGCAGCTGcgccagggcctgcccaccctcacaggggagGATTCCTCCCCACAGTCCCAGCCACCGCTGCCTCCGGCAGTCCGCAGCGGCTCtgcggccgccggccccggccgGGCCGGTGTCCCGGAGGCGGAAGCGGCGGCGGAAGCTCGGGCGGCGCTTCCGTGTCCGGGCGCGGTGCCCTTGGAGCGGACATGGCGCTGGCGCTGctgcggccgcggccccgcggggccgccctGGGTGAGCGAGGCGGGGACCGGGACCCCGGAGGGTGCGGGACCCCGGAGGGTGCGGGGACCCCGGAGGGTGCGGGGATCCCGGAGGGTGCGGGGACCCCGGAGGGTGCGGGATCCCGGCGGGTGCGGGACCCCGGAGGGTGCGGGATCCCGGCGGGTGCGGGATCCTGATGGGTGCGGGACCCCGGAGGGTGCGAGGAACCCGGAGGGTGCGGGATCCTGATGGGTGCGGGGAGCCCGGAGGGTGCGGGATCCCGGCGGGTGCGGGGACCCCGGAGGGTGCGGGACCCTCGGATGATGCGGGGTTCCGGAGGGTGCGGGACCCTCGGATGATGCGGGACCCCGGAGGGTGCGGAGTTCCGGAGGGTGCAGGACCCTCGGATGATGCGGGGTTCCGGAGGGTGCAGGACCCTCGGATGATGCGGGACCCCGGAGGGTGCGGGGTTCCGGAGGGTGCGGGACCCTCGGATGGTGCGGGACCCCGGAGGGTGCAGGGTTCCGGAGGGTGCGGGACTGCAAAGGTTGTGGGACCCTCGGAGGGTGCGGGATCCTGATGGCTCCGGGATCCCGGCGGGTGCGGGATTCTCACGCCGCGCCCCGTTGTCCCCGCAGCTCTCCTCGGCTCGGCTCTGCtccgccgccccgccgcgctcggtgccgccgccgcccgctgcGCTCCGGCCCGCGACAGCCACGGCCCGCCCCGCCAGGGACACGGTACGGCCCTGCGTgtgtctgtccgtctgtctgtgtctgtctgtctgtgtgtgtgtgtgtgcgtgtgtctGTCCacctgtctgtgtgtctgtgtctgtccGTCTGTGTCTGtccatctgtgtgtgtgtgtgtgtgtgtctgtccgcctgtgtgtgtgtctgtgtgtctgtccacctgtctgtgtgtctgtgtctgtccGTCTGcggctgtctgtctgtctgtgtctgtgtgcgGGGGTCTCGTTTTCCCAGGATCAGGACCCATTTTCCCATCCTTGGAAATGCTGAACCCCAGCGCCCGGGTCTAGCACAAGGcgccctgcccttggcaggcGTTGGGATTAGATTATCCTTAAGGTCTGTTCCATCTTCTGAATACTCAATGATTCTGTCCAGAATGGGTTGTGAAGGACCAGATCTTGGCTCAGCTCCTCCAAGGGACCAACAGCAGTGCAGGGATAAGGAATAGAGCTGATGGAGGTGATACCCGAAGGTCATAGAGGGATTTAAAAACAagatgagatttaaggtccttcccatcccaaaccagGCTGAGTCTATAATTTTTTTGGGCCACTCTAGGAGATTTTAAGTGGCAGCTGTAACAAAGAACAGAAGAGATTTACACATGGTGCAGTGGTTTTCTTGGTGTCTTGTTGGGTGATGCACAGTTAAGGGTGTTACCAGCAAAGGAAAGCATAATCCTAAATGCCCGTTGATTTAAGGGAAAAGTTGTGAAATGCTGAGCATTGTTAGATAGGACAGTAACCGTGCAGAGATGTTACTTGTGATAAATAACGGTGCAGTTGTGGTGCCTCAGGCTGTGAGGAGTGTGTGTACCCTCACCTTCAGCAGCACTGTTACCAGTTAATAGCACTTCAGTTTGCACTTTGCCCAAGTCCAAACTTCAGATCCTGTGCTTTCCTTCTCTTGTCActttctgaatttcttttctttgtgcCAAAACGAAggaaaacatttgcattttggttTAGGTGGAGGGATATCTGTGTGTTAGTTGAGCACTTTGGGGGGTGTTTCATTGATAATTTCAGTCAGTTCTTGATGGTTTCAGCCTGGGCTGATGCTCCCGTTGTGTTTCCAGGTGTTGCTCATGCAGGGTTTTGGTTTGCAAACTCTCCACATTTCAAAGCCATCCCTTCATCCCTTGGCAGAGGGGCTTTTCCCTGAGGATGCTTCTCCTTGCAGGCACTTCCAAGGCTGCATCTTTGCACTGGACAGGGGAGCGAGCGGTCAgcgtgctgctgctggggctgctgcccgCAGCCTACCTGTACCCTGGACCTGCCGTGGACTattccctggctgcagccctcACCCTGCACGGCCACTGGTAAGCACAGCAGGGCTCGACTCACTGCAAAGAAGGTTTGGTGCCTCCAAGCCTCGTCCTGGTCTAGTGTAAAACACCTGGGAAAAGTCTTTGGTCTCCACGTTCGATGGCAGCCGTGATCTTTGGCAGGAGTGGTCGTACTTTGGTCTTCCTTTCTCACGCTGTTCTCTCAGTCAGAATAAGAATCCATAAAATCTCTGTAGTATCTTAACCATAAGAGCACTTCCTTGCCCCTGGAGGTGTAGAATCCTGGATGTTTTTAGCCTGTGGAAGAACCAGTGTTGTGTGAACAGAGGGAACAGAAAGAGGACAGAGctgtataaaaataatacaaaaatattcTGCCTCTAAAGCTCCATGCACTGGCTTTGTGCATCTGAGTGGTGATGAGGTTCTGCATAATAAAGAGCTCACAGCAAATATTCCACTAAGGAGACCTGGATGattatttcctttattcctGGCTGGATGTTTGCTCAGTGTAGTTCTGCTGTGATCCTTAAtgagagcagggacagagctaATTAGGAGTGGATCTACATGGctggccaggctggcagcaTCCACCTTCCTGAGGTGATCCTGGTTTGGGAATTCCTTGTTACAAGGATAAAGCAGATTTTCATGGTACTTTGGGGGTGCCAGGTTTTCTTAAACCTCAGTTTTGCCCTTAGGAATTTGTGCCGGGGATTCTTGCACTTCCCTTGCTCTGGGAGCTTTTTTCCCAAAACAAGCATCCTGTGTCTCCTGTTTCTAGATAGTTCAAATCTGGACAGGAGTTCACTTCcagatatggaaaaaaaaaaagaaaatgagctAATTTCTTTGGTTGCCACTCTTCTAATCTAAGTGCATACCCAGGAGTCTTCTGTGCCTTTGTGACAATGGCTGGTCCCAGAAATTTCCTtggttttcctcttttccagtcAGATAAGAAGGCAGATTCCAAGGATTCTGTTTGGAGAGCTGTGGTCAGCACTTGTTTTCTCAAGAAAACTCTGAGCCAATCTGTGTATCTTCAGTAGAATCTGTgggatgttttgttttgttttgttttgaaataggTTCTTCCTCTTTCTGTGTGGGAACTGAGCATTCTTCAGGAAAGGCTGATggcagcggggcggggggaAAGCGAGTTGGTAGAACGGGGACACAAAGTGGATGGATTTCAGTGAGTGAACTTTGCCAATTTGAACTTTTCTCTCTTGTTCAGGGGTCTGGGCCAGGTAATTACTGATTATGTGCACGGAGATGTCCCCATTAAAGTGGCCAACACGGGGCTGTACATCCTGTCTGCCCTGACCTTCGCTGGCCTCTGCCACTTCAACTACCACGACGTGGGCATCTGCAAGGCCGTGGCCATGCTCTGGAGCCTCTGAGGAGCCCCAGCCCTGACACACACGATTGtcctctgctgcctctgcttcATCAGCTTGTGAGCAACGTCCTGCACCACAAAGGAACAGCCAGGGGTCCCCCGTGAGCCTGCAGGGGGCTCAGAGCTAATTTAGAATATACAGAGAAAACACAGGTTTACATAGAGATTTAACTGGAAAGTGTCCAGTGAGAGTGAGTGGATTCAAGCTGCACGGTAAATTGGGGTGAATGAATTCCATCAGTGGCAGATTTGCATAGCTAAAGGGAACTCTCCTTGTAATATCAGCTTTAATGATATTTCTAACTGTTGGTTGATTTCCTGTTCTGTAAAACAAGCTTGGCTTGTGGAAAACTGAACTGCTTCTTCTGACATCAGTGTGTAAGGCAGACCCTGTAACTCTTTGGACCCTGGGAATTGATGTAGAAAAGGGAATACTTTTTTCTTAATCCATGCAATAAAGAATTTCCAGAAACTTCGTGTGTGCTTCTGAACCATTTTTACTGCTTTTGAGTTGcctaaaatgttttctctgtaGCTAGGTCTGCTCTGCCTTACTTCATAAAACGAAGAATATTTGTGTGAATGAATGCTTAGAGGTGACTTAGACTTGACTTAATACAAGGATAATTCATGTCCCTTAGAAAATACAATGAGGACTGACGTAGAATAAAATACTTTTGCAGATTGACTTTAGGAACATTAAACTTCAAGGTTTTTATGTTCACCTGCAACACTTTTTTGaggtttattttctaaaaactCTGGTCTGTGTTGTCCTGTGTGACTGAAAAGACAACgaagaggaggctgagggaaTGTTCtgttagggattttttagggggGAACTGAGATTGTGGTTTTTAACTTTCAGCTTCATCCTGTCTGACTTTCACATTGCTAAGGAGTGGAAAACTCTTTCCACATTCTCATGGTACTTCTGTGGCACTATGAGGAAGAGAATTTGTGTAACCATCAGTGATTCTGCAATGACCCAAGTCACTGTTTGGAGTCTACAAgactttctgatttttttttttctttttaatgtggatacgaaattttatttattagcaAAAGCAGGTAGCTGGCCAATTTTTTGTTGGTGGTGTGGTCAGAATGGAGCTGTGATGTGGTTAAATGCCAACATGTTGCTTTTGTCCCAGGAGGAGGAGCATGGTGAGTCATGGGTAAGTCCCTCTGGGCAAGCTGAGGGTCTCTCGTGGAAAGTGTCTGAGGTTTCCTCACACAGGATGCAGCTGGATGTGCTGTTTAAGCTGCTCGGGTGAGAAATTCCTCATCTGAGAGGTTTGGCAATGTAAAAGTCCAAACCTAACTCAAAAGCTGTTGGGTCAACAGGCATTAAAGATTTTATGGATCAAATTCTACAGGACTGTATTGACATGCACATTCTTGTTTCTTCAGTGTGTAATTTTCTTCGGACTGGAAAACATGCTTGGCCTTTTGCCAAGaacttgcatttatttttttaataagtacTGACAGTAGTTAAAACATAAAACTGACTTGTTTTGGATAAAGACAGACTAAAGTTTCTTCTATATAAAAACCgagctgtattttaaaactgttGAAGTGTTCCATCATAGGTTGTGATTTTCATTCTTAACATAAACTTATCTTCATGGTTTCATCCACTTCATCTTTTGACAGTTTCTTTAGGATTAATTTTCTCAAGTAGCCTTCTTCCTCAAAGGCCAAGAACATTCCTTGTTCCATTGAGTATTCAAACTTAAATGCTTTGGAGGAGCAAGATGTAAATGTCTTTTTGAAAAAGATGATGTTGCTTTCACCAGGAATTTCTTTGGGAACTTCTCCTtcctgagaaaggaaaaaggggagcAGGTTAATCTCAGCACAAGCCCTGACCAGTTTTACTCCAGCTCCGAGTTTTGAATTCTGCCTGCTGGATTTGTACCGatgaggagagggaagcagatGCTTACCTTGAACCTAACGATCATTTCTCCACATTCCCTCTCACAATACATGTAATAACTTTTGTCTTCCACTTGGACACTGAAGGCCACGGGCAGCCCTGCTAAGGGCCTGGTGGTTTTGTAGCAGTGAATGCTGAAATGCATCCCTTTGCCTGGAAATAAATGGGTTATTATTGATAACCTGCTCCAAGGGAGCTGCAACAACGGAATTCAGCGATGTTTTACCATTCCCCtggcagccagccctggctgtctcgCCAGGGTATTCCTCCTGACAGAAGAGCCAGGACTTGAATTTTTATGGCTTCTGGTTGTGCTTTATGCAATCAGGCAATAACCAGGGTGCACCAAAGCAGCTGAGGTCACCAGGCAGTGTGGGGAGGGGGTCAGACCCTTTTGTGTGCATGCAGAAACTGAGACCGGCATGTGGAAGTGGCTGTCTGCAAATCAGAGCATGGCTGGATATAGGTGATCCAGAAAGAAATATGGGCAATAAATAGAGCTGTAAATAAATTGCTGAAGCACCCCAAAAAGTCAAAGCAAAAACTGTAAGTTTATAGCTAAtatcagaagaaaataagacCTTTCAGTGCCAATTCAttgtttgaattttaaaatgagtttTTGTAATCCAATATAAGAAAAAGGAGGGAATTAAGGATTTTGTGATCAGAGCCAAGCAAAAATCTTAACAGCCCTTTTTCTGCATGTGACATCCCGCAGGCTTTGGTCTGACTCAGAAATCTCATCCATCACCAATGCCCGAGACACAAAATTTCACTCTCAGCTTAGTTTTCTTCTTGCAAATGAAGTTTTAAATCATTATTCTCAATCCCATCATTGGGTGGATGATTACAAAGAACAAAACTACCTCCAGGataaagcagcagagcagtggtgaTGGTTTCTGTTTGGAAATTACCAGATTGCATCTCCTGGTCTGTCACATCCTCAAAGGCAGCCACGTTCAGGTCGGGGCGCACCACGAGCAGTTGGCTGTTCACGTTCCTCAGCACTCGGTGCAGGGTCCTTTCCTTGCAGAGGGCATCAcactccagctctgcaggaatAATAAAGCAAAATTCTTCATATTTTAGCTGTTGTCACCTCAGGTCTTGACAGTTTGCTGCCAGCTTAATCCTGGCATTACGGATGTCGTGTGAAAGGAGTTTTTAGAATGACATCAAACACATCATCTTTTTCACCTCTGCTTGAAGCAGATTTCCCAGAAtctgaaatttatttatataagcAAGAAAAGCTGCTGTGTTTGTTAACGAGAATTCAGAAGCATCAGTTCTCTTTTGCCCAGTAATTAAAGTGCATCAAAAGGTGCTGTCAGGGAATCCACTACCCTGTGTCTTAAGAGGAATTAAAGCAACATCAGCATCACAACTAGCAGTGAGCTGTagctggggtggtttttttggggttttttttggggtttttttgttttgttttgttttgttttgttttttgcagcCACTCTCAGTGTGAAACTTGTCCTCTCTGGAACAGTAAGTGTGAAATGAGTAACAAAATCATAAAAGATGAGTTCTTAGCTTACCATCGTCGTCTTGGTTCCAAGTGAgcagtgaaaaaaaaggaaagaaaaacaacattaaGCTCTGCCCCCACAAAAGAAGTCACTTTGTGCCCAGGCAGCCACCTACATGTTCCCACAGCCCAGTGCCACCAAGGCTGAGCTGATGTCACTACAGACAGGGTTTATCTGTcagcaaaacaaatgaaaacgCAGTCATTTGAGAACTGGAGTCACCACCAAACCAGAGGTATGCAAAATACTTTTATAGGGTGAGAAGGTCACTCTAAGCCTAAAACTGAGGAATAATTGCATGCAAATTTTTGGTTTTATCAGTGCCTTTAAGTGAGCAAAAGGACAAGAAGAACTCATTACAAATTGCTTTTAAAGAAGAAACTGTTTTCTAATTGACTTTTTTCCACAAGATTGGAAATTACTCACTCACTCCATGTCCACTCCCAGTATTCCAACGATTCTGAGTATcctttcccagatttttttgtGAAAGCAACAAGTATTCCCCTGACTCAGCTACTTGGCTAACAACACACAAACTGAAGCTTCCGGGGAAGTTAGGTGAAATTAGACTGACAAAGGAATTGTGTTAAATTGTGTTAAACTCAAACAGATAAGGTTATTAAATGCTCTAATTACCATCAAAATAGAGGCAGAAATTTTTTCCAAGTTCTACTGCACGCACCAGAATCTCTTCAGCACTCATCTTCACCCTGctcacagcacagggagagggatcAGAGTTAAGCTTGATGCTTCTTACCCCATAAAGAGATAAAAGCTAAGTATGCACAGACTGATCTTACCAGGTTCCCCCTAGAAAAGCATGAGCTTCCAAAATACCCAAAAGTTAGAACCCATTCTGACTGCCCCTAGAAAGGTCATCCCTTGCACACAAGATAATAAATGTCTTAAAACCAGGTGAACAACGGGGAGATCTGGCTCTTGCACGGGGATTTGATTGTGCAATCAAAATACCCAGCTCACTCCAAAGCTTTTCCACCAGTTGAAAATGACCTTTTATACAAAAAGGGAGCAATATAAACATAAGTAAACACGCACACCCAGAGGGATTAGGGTGGGAATCACCGTGGTTCTCTTTGTCCCTCTAGCAAAGCACTTTGAGGACTGTATTTTGGAGtgactttttctctttgtatttcATATGTTTTTTATGTAGCTGTAGCTGTGCAGAAGAGATGGCAAGGCTCCCAGCAGCATCTTTGTTTGCAAACATGCACATGCACACCGTGGAAACGAGATACCGCAACACCCAACCGTGCAAGTCTCATTTTTAGCATATTAACCTGAAAGTCCTCTGTTATTCTAAAACCCAGGGGCAAGCAGAGGCAGAACTTTTGACAGAGGACTGAAGGAAAAAGTGGCCCTTGGTTTTATGGGTGGCACAAAATGACTGTGCTTCTTCCCGCGATCATAGAATCAAATAAGTTGGAAAACACCTCCAGGATCATCAAGCCCAACCTTGAGCAGTAAAAGATGGTTATTTAGACCTTTTACCGAGGACCATTTTTGGACCTTTTACCGTTTGAAAGGAACTGCAGACGCTCAGAGGAGTTTCTGCCTGTCGGACGTGGAATGACTCACCCGGAGAAGCCGCAGGGTTGCGGGGCGGGAGCAGAGGCGGCAGCAGAGGCGGCCGGAGGTGGCTCCGCGGGAGCTGCAGCCGGGCGGTGGGAGCGGGGAGAAGGGCAGGGTGCACgggcaggagcagaggtggctCTCGGTGGTCTTTTCTGGCTCTTCGGGGATCCTTTCTGGCTCCTCGGGAGTACTTTTTGGTTCCGCGGGAGCTGCAGCCGGGCGGTGGGAGCGGGGAGAAGTGCAGGGTGCACgggcaggagcagaggtggctCTCGGTGGTCCTTTCTGGCTCCTCGGTGGTCCTTTCTGGTTCTTCGGGGATCGTTTCTGGCTCTTCGGGGATCCTTTCTGGCTCCTCGGGGGTTCTTTCTGGCTCTTCGGGGGTTCTTTCTGGCTCTTCGGGGATCCTTTCTGGCTCCTCGGGAGTCCTTTTTGGTTCCGcgggagctgcagccaggcgGTGGGAGCCGGGAAAAGTGCAGGGTGCACgggcaggagcagaggtggctCTCGGTGGTCCTTTCTGGCTCCTCGGTGGTCCTTTCTGGCTCTCGGTGGTCCTTTCTGGTTCTTCGGGGATCGTTTCTGGCTCTTCGGGGATCCTTTCTGGCTCCTCGGGGGTTCTTTCTGGCTCTTCGGGGATCGTTTCTGGCTCTTCGGGGATCCTTTCTGGCTCCTCGGGAGTACTTTTTGGTTCCGCGGGAGCTGCAGCCGGGCGGTGGGAGCCGGGAGAAGTGCAGGGTGCACgggcaggagcagaggtggctCTCGGTGGTCCTTTCTGGCTCCTCGGTGGTCCTTTCTGGCtcctcaggagctgcagccGGGCGGTGGGAGCCGGGGTAGGCGCAGCTGCGGGGCTGCCGGAGTCAGGATCGGAGCTGTGC
The Anomalospiza imberbis isolate Cuckoo-Finch-1a 21T00152 chromosome 24, ASM3175350v1, whole genome shotgun sequence DNA segment above includes these coding regions:
- the SDHD gene encoding succinate dehydrogenase [ubiquinone] cytochrome b small subunit, mitochondrial: MALALLRPRPRGAALALLGSALLRRPAALGAAAARCAPARDSHGPPRQGHGTSKAASLHWTGERAVSVLLLGLLPAAYLYPGPAVDYSLAAALTLHGHWGLGQVITDYVHGDVPIKVANTGLYILSALTFAGLCHFNYHDVGICKAVAMLWSL
- the IL18 gene encoding interleukin-18, whose translation is MSAEEILVRAVELGKNFCLYFDDDDELECDALCKERTLHRVLRNVNSQLLVVRPDLNVAAFEDVTDQEMQSGKGMHFSIHCYKTTRPLAGLPVAFSVQVEDKSYYMYCERECGEMIVRFKEGEVPKEIPGESNIIFFKKTFTSCSSKAFKFEYSMEQGMFLAFEEEGYLRKLILKKLSKDEVDETMKISLC